The following coding sequences lie in one Apium graveolens cultivar Ventura chromosome 3, ASM990537v1, whole genome shotgun sequence genomic window:
- the LOC141713000 gene encoding uncharacterized protein LOC141713000 has translation MRFPGRNYAVRSSQVFLFFLLLCAAIFISLRFFQTSNFVNKVMVSTTNFPLNCPGGNNNRTCPTNSYIDPTRFRKHSDQGLSTPSCPSYFRWIHEDLRPWKETGITRDMVETANRTANFRLVILDGRAYVKTYLKGFQTRDNFTQWGILQLLRRYPGRVPDLDLMFDCVDWPVVKSADYAGPDVKTPPPLFRYCGDSETLDIVFPDWSFWGWPETDIGPWESLSEEIFEGNKKSRWKDREPYAYWKGNPKVAEKRKELLKCNVSDQEDWNARIFIKDWDKELEQGSMQSGLTDQCQYRYKIYIEGSAWSVSQKYILACDSVCLIVTPRYYDFFTRGLMPMDHYWPIREDDKCKSIKFAVDWGNIHEQKAQSIAEAAHKFVEEDLHMDNVYDYMFHLLNEYSKLLRYKPTIPENAIELCSETMACPAKGLAKKYMRESLVTAPMDRNPCTMLPPYDQKGLRLYNMVKEGSFNKVTTWENKYWNLE, from the exons ATGCGGTTTCCTGGGAGGAACTACGCTGTTAGATCTTCCCAAGTTTTTCTGTTTTTCCTTCTCCTTTGTGCGGCCATCTTCATCTCCCTTCGCTTTTTTCAAACCTCTAACTTT GTCAACAAGGTAATGGTGAGCACTACAAATTTCCCATTAAATTGTCCTGGTGGTAACAACAATAGAACCTGCCCAACAAATAGTTATATTGACCCTACCAGATTCAGAAAACATAGTGATCAAGGCCTCTCAACGCCAAGCTGTCCCAGTTATTTCCGCTGGATTCATGAAGATCTACGTCCCTGGAAAGAGACAGGGATCACAAGGGACATGGTAGAGACAGCTAACAGGACAGCAAACTTTAGATTAGTAATTCTCGACGGGAGAGCTTATGTAAAGACATATCTTAAGGGCTTCCAAACCAGGGACAATTTTACGCAATGGGGAATCTTACAGTTGTTAAGGAGGTACCCTGGTCGAGTTCCTGATCTGGACCTCATGTTTGATTGTGTCGACTGGCCAGTAGTCAAATCGGCAGACTATGCAGGACCTGATGTTAAAACACCACCGCCTTTGTTTCGTTATTGTGGCGATAGTGAAACACTGGATATAGTGTTTCCAGACTGGTCATTCTGGGGCTG GCCTGAAACCGATATAGGACCTTGGGAGAGTTTGTCAGAGGAAATATTTGAAGGGAACAAGAAGTCGAGATGGAAAGATAGGGAGCCTTATGCTTATTGGAAAGGTAATCCAAAGGTCGCTGAGAAGAGGAAAGAGCTTCTAAAATGTAATGTCTCTGATCAAGAAGATTGGAATGCTCGCATATTCATTAAG GACTGGGACAAAGAGCTAGAGCAAGGATCTATGCAATCAGGCTTGACGGATCAGTGCCAATATAG ATATAAAATTTATATTGAAGGATCAGCTTGGTCAGTAAGCCAGAAGTACATTCTTGCTTGTGATTCTGTTTGCTTAATAGTTACACCTCGGTACTATGATTTCTTCACTAGAGGTTTGATGCCAATGGATCACTACTGGCCCATAAGGGAAGATGACAAGTGCAAATCTATTAAGTTCGCTGTTGACTGGGGCAACATTCATGAGCAGAAG GCGCAGTCCATTGCTGAGGCAGCACataagtttgttgaagaagattTGCACATGGACAATGTGTACGACTACATGTTTCACCtgttaaatgaatattcaaaattgTTAAGGTATAAGCCTACTATACCTGAAAACGCAATTGAGCTTTGTTCGGAGACAATGGCTTGTCCTGCGAAAGGCTTGGCGAAGAAGTATATGAGGGAGTCATTGGTGACTGCACCGATGGATAGGAACCCATGTACTATGCTTCCTCCCTATGATCAAAAAGGTCTACGTTTGTATAATATGGTAAAAGAAGGTTCATTCAACAAAGTTACAACTTGGGAAAATAAGTACTGGAACTTGGAATAA
- the LOC141713001 gene encoding actin-depolymerizing factor 12-like isoform X1 — protein MANAASGMQVEDDCKLKFLDLKAKRIYRYIIFKIEDQEVVVEKLGSPNDSYEDFTNSLPADECRYAVFDYDFTTNENVQKSKIFFIAWSPETSRVRMKMVYASSKDRFKRELDGIQVELQVTDPSEMSLDIIKGRAI, from the exons ATG GCAAATGCTGCGTCTGGAATGCAAGTGGAAGATGATTGTAAGCTCAAGTTTTTGGATTTGAAAGCAAAGAGAATCTACCGATACATTATCTTCAAAATTGAGGACCAGGAAGTGGTGGTGGAGAAACTCGGGAGCCCCAATGATAGCTACGAGGATTTCACCAACTCTCTGCCTGCTGATGAGTGCCGCTATGCTGTATTTGATTATGATTTCACTACTAATGAGAATGTTCAGAAAAGCAAGATTTTCTTCATTGCTTG GTCACCGGAAACCTCCAGGGTGAGAATGAAGATGGTGTACGCGAGCTCAAAGGATAGATTCAAGCGAGAGCTGGACGGAATTCAAGTTGAGTTGCAAGTCACAGACCCCAGCGAGATGAGTCTCGACATCATAAAAGGACGCGCCATTTAA
- the LOC141713001 gene encoding actin-depolymerizing factor-like isoform X2, with amino-acid sequence MQVEDDCKLKFLDLKAKRIYRYIIFKIEDQEVVVEKLGSPNDSYEDFTNSLPADECRYAVFDYDFTTNENVQKSKIFFIAWSPETSRVRMKMVYASSKDRFKRELDGIQVELQVTDPSEMSLDIIKGRAI; translated from the exons ATGCAAGTGGAAGATGATTGTAAGCTCAAGTTTTTGGATTTGAAAGCAAAGAGAATCTACCGATACATTATCTTCAAAATTGAGGACCAGGAAGTGGTGGTGGAGAAACTCGGGAGCCCCAATGATAGCTACGAGGATTTCACCAACTCTCTGCCTGCTGATGAGTGCCGCTATGCTGTATTTGATTATGATTTCACTACTAATGAGAATGTTCAGAAAAGCAAGATTTTCTTCATTGCTTG GTCACCGGAAACCTCCAGGGTGAGAATGAAGATGGTGTACGCGAGCTCAAAGGATAGATTCAAGCGAGAGCTGGACGGAATTCAAGTTGAGTTGCAAGTCACAGACCCCAGCGAGATGAGTCTCGACATCATAAAAGGACGCGCCATTTAA